TAATCATTTACAGTTTattattaccaaaaaaaaaagtattaaAAAGGGTAACTGATGTAAGTTCGATCGACTGGAATATGCTTGTATTTATTTACTACTCCTACTATTTACTATTCCtttcggtccaaaataagtgatttttttattgttttcacacatattaagaaattcatcttttaacattaattagcaatgaaattgaccatattaacatttactatctcttcacataaacactcctaacacatactccaacattaattactccaaggataatgtaggaaaaaaaataattaatttattcttgaaatctgaaaacgatcatttattttggaccacaagaaaaaagtcaaaaaatcaattaatttGGACCGGAGAAACTATTGTGTAGCGAGAGTAGTCCTCACGCAATCACGCTTCAAAATTAGAGACAAAATAAGCATAAACATTAAAAGAGAGGCGGCTCGGGCCGGGCCGGGCTGATATGGGAATAGTATTTGGTGcgagaaaatcagaaaaaatggcggcgaaacagaaaacaaagcagaCTGAAGAAGACAAGAAGCAGCAACGAAATGGAAGGCGAAGAGCAGGAAGGAGGAGCAGAGAAGAAGAAGAGCTTTGTGATACAGATACCTTCTTACGAAGAAGTAATGGagagttctcagcccaaaacgaCGCCGCCTTCTCTCTTCAACCCTACCCCTTCTTTCACTCAAGCCTTCAAATTCGTCAAAAACTCCGAATTCTACTCCCCACCTCCACGACCTCCTCCGGCTcagccttcttcttcttcttcttccccttcCCCCTCCCAAACCGCCAATATCAGGTCAATTTTGTCATTTCACACGCAATATCTCTGTTTTGTTTCGCTGTCTGTATACATCGTACATTTGAAACTCTGATTGTTTTATGGTTTCTATTTAATTTCACCTTCTTTTTTTTGTGGACTTTAGACCAACTAATAATTCAGACGTTCCCACATCATCATCACCATCGTCCACGCCCTCAACTTCAGCTAATCGAAATGCTATACTTGTGAGTCATAGACAGGTAAGATTTAATTTGCTTTCATATACTCTTCAACATTGCATCTGGATAAATTCGAGGACGGATAGAAGCTAAGAGTCCCAAACTGCATAGAGAACCAGTATCAGTTCCCAATAAAAGCAAACAGTATAGGGAACCACGTTCTCTATCTGTTCGTAAATCGGCATTAAATAAAGAACACCTGATATTTATGTGGAAAACTCCTTGCTCaagggattaaaaaccacgacctaccctagTATGATTTCAACTCCACTAAGCCGAGCAAACttcagattacaacctattgcaatcgaggaattaaactcttaatcccttacCCCTTGCAATAACTCTATTGTACGCCCCttgcaataactctattacaaagcaaCAAACATTGACTAACTCTAGTTAAGAAACTAAACCAAACCATGGGTTAAATCTATCCTACAAATACACTTCTTGAAAGTAGTGTAGGattacaaatgaagaacaaaaTAACAAAGACCCAACAAActtaaggacttaagatatcttcaatctttgaATCTAGTCCTTGAAGTTGCAacaactttgttcttgagagagtggtggctagcacttgagagaatattatCTTTTGATTTGCAAGTGTTAGAGAGATGAAATCCCTtgcctcatgttgataatatgAGTGTGTGATGTCATCAAGGATGATGCAATAAAGCGTCCTTTAGTTTGACCTTAGCAAGCTTCAATTGTGTTGTTGTACTGCTGCCTGACGGTACAGTGCAACAACTTTTACAGCTGTAGAGTTGATTGTACGACGACCAGGGAACTGATCCATATTTGTTCCCTCTGATGTTCCCTTATCTGATTTCATTGAGAATTGAACCAGACATCTGACTAGTTACTCTGAATGCCAGGGAACTAATTGTattaggttccttatctggttctctcatgaagtttgtcaaatcatcaaaacaaaagacGCATAACTGGACTTTCtcaaaattttaaatttagcCTGTCCACTTTCACGGGAGCATGTAAGTCTGTTCTTTCTATTGGAATGCAGAAGGGCAATCCGTTGCTAAAACATATCAGGAATGTGAGGTGGGCTTTTGCAGATATTGTTTGTGACTACTTATTGGGCCAGAACACTTGTGCTCTTTATTTAAGGTTCGTAAGTGCTTCCAATTTGAGTTCATCTTTCACGCAATCTATTGCAAGAATCATAGTAAAGTCTAATAATAGTTGCCTGTTTTTGAATGCTTATAATGATTGCTTTATTTTCTTATAATGATTGGTTGTTAAGCTTGACTTGGCAGATGATGTTGTGGAAATATACATGTTATTATTCTTCTTGAACGTGCATTTCTACTTATATTTGACATTGTGCCCTTCTCTTTCTCCCCCCTTTTTTGGCGTAGCCTCCGGTATCATCTGCTTCATCCAGACTACTTGTATTTCCGGATAAGAGAATTGCAGAAGAACTTTAGGCTCCGCATAGTTTTGTGCCATGTTGATGTCGTAAGCCCTTAATACTTTTGACTTCTTTGTGTTTTTGCATTGTGATGCTTGTACAATAGCCTGACTCGTGCTCATGGTTATCTTTGGGTTCAGGAAGATGTGGTCAAGCCTTTACTTGAAGTTACCAGAACTTCACTCCTTCATGATTGCACTCTGTTATGTGGTTGGAGGTACGTCTTATGTTCAGGTAAATTTATTCACGAAGTGGTATGGTAACCTAGAAACATCTTGGAATTCCTCCAAGGTGTTTCTGCTTTCTTTAATGTCATGACTCATGACTGCACATCATCACGTCTTTCCTTGTACCACACAAGGATCATTTGAGAAAAATCTTATGCCTCAGGCAACTAGTTGTTATtgttctgttgaacatttgtttaaAGTAGTTTGGCAATCACCCTAAGGTTCTTTAAGTTTTCTTTTAGTTTGGAAGAATGCGGACGGTACTTGGAGACGGTaaaggtttatgaaaataagcCCGCTGATCTCATTCAGGGCCAACTGGATGCAGACTACCTATCacgggtatgtttcttgattgATTACAGTTTATGATATAATACTTTCTGATTTCAGTGAATCGGATTAAATTTTCGTAATCAGGAACTTATCTGAAAAGAAAATAATCGTGAATGGATTTTTTGCTCAAAGCCCTCTGGTAATGAGCACACTGAATTGTGGTTTATGTTTTATTGTAGCTGAATCATGCTCTCACAGCAGTAAGACATGTTAACAAAACAGATGTTGTGACTCTTGGCTCGACATTTGGGGTATGTGTGAAATTGCAGTGTAAGGTTTAGATATGGATTTGTCTGTTCAAGTCAGTTCCTAAGACACTGGCATTCTTTGCAGTCTCTTTCTCATGTTATGGATGCATCTATGGAAGATCTTGCTCGATGCCCTGGCATAGGAGAGCGCAAGGTATCTTTCCATGTGATCGTGTTCTCAGCTTCTTGTTTCTCTACTTCAATGTTTTCTTCTGGTCTTCCCTTTTGTTGCTCTTTTGTGTGTGTTCGGTGTAGATTCTTTACGGTTTTGTTTCGATTACTTTTTCATTTGGGGCAGTGAGAAGGCTATTTTGTTGCTGGTTGTCGTCTCAAATTATATTAAGAAAGCTCATGTGTCTAACCATAGGCATCACTAATACTTAAAGCTACTAATATGTTTAGGCAATTGTCTTGTCTTGTTGGATCTTTGGTTGCGTTGTAACTATAGAAATGTTTTATGGCTGGTGGCAATCTTAAAGAGGATTTGGAGAAGCGAAAAGTCAATAACACCTGTGcctcaatcccaaactagttacGGTCGGCTATGTGAATCCTCACTTTCTATTTCTTCCATTTGATCCACCTTATTTCCGGTTTCAATAAATTATCTCTTTACACTAGAAGTTCTTGTATTTTCTACTGACATACAAATCTCTAACAAGAGGAACAAAAAGTCAATGAGGTAGTTATTAAGATTCCTCAGAGTGCTTCAGTATTATCGCAAATGACTTGTTCAATTTGACTTACTCATTGGCGTTGTAATGGATCAGGTAAAACGCCTGTACGACACTTTTCATGAACCTTTCAAACGAGAAGTGCCAAAACGGCAATGTGTTCCAGAAACTTCAGTTGCTAATGAATCTCATCCTGGCTCCAGCAGCACAAGGGAGGATGAGAAGGAAGTTGGGGATACAAGCAATTGTGAGAAGAAAGAAACCGAACTAACTGTCAAGTCAGCACTTTCTGCTGCTTTTGCTAAGTACTCACACAAAGTTGCCAGAAAAAAGAATAAATCACAAGTAGAGGAAGAAGGGAAATGCAGTGCTAATGAAGAAACTAAAACTGGTGATACAAATGGCAGCAACACCACCTGAATCTTTTAATCTCTTGGACTATTTCTTTATGCAACTTCTGAAGAAGAATAGGTTTCTTAGTCACCTAATTTCACGCTAATTTTGAGAGTGCAAAGAGCACATCATTGCAGTTCGAAGAAGATGAACAGGCTCATCTAATGGCATGCCATTGTGGCCAGCGCTTTTCGTTCAAAGGATAATATGATGAATAGGCTCTCCAATTGCCGTGTAGTT
This sequence is a window from Nicotiana sylvestris chromosome 3, ASM39365v2, whole genome shotgun sequence. Protein-coding genes within it:
- the LOC104242551 gene encoding DNA excision repair protein ERCC-1; the protein is MEGEEQEGGAEKKKSFVIQIPSYEEVMESSQPKTTPPSLFNPTPSFTQAFKFVKNSEFYSPPPRPPPAQPSSSSSSPSPSQTANIRPTNNSDVPTSSSPSSTPSTSANRNAILVSHRQKGNPLLKHIRNVRWAFADIVCDYLLGQNTCALYLSLRYHLLHPDYLYFRIRELQKNFRLRIVLCHVDVEDVVKPLLEVTRTSLLHDCTLLCGWSLEECGRYLETVKVYENKPADLIQGQLDADYLSRLNHALTAVRHVNKTDVVTLGSTFGSLSHVMDASMEDLARCPGIGERKVKRLYDTFHEPFKREVPKRQCVPETSVANESHPGSSSTREDEKEVGDTSNCEKKETELTVKSALSAAFAKYSHKVARKKNKSQVEEEGKCSANEETKTGDTNGSNTT